From a region of the Thiorhodovibrio winogradskyi genome:
- a CDS encoding alpha/beta hydrolase, whose protein sequence is MPRCEKPIAAARIKTKSVRRRLFILFVVVMATASWVFFTGPRVMVSWHADDPAVNPASPANSKLESSIPEASRLDAWLTRSEAAIADLIPGTEKTIRWASAPGARTDIALVYLHGFSSSRQESRPLMEEVAAALNANLYFARLSGHGRGGDALAAATVADWQRDAWEALAIGRQLGGRVVLVGASNGGALATWLASQSAAADLAALVLLSPNYGPRDPMSEILLWPWAHVLVRWVVGPDYEWKPRNPEHARYWTWRYPSKALLVMMGVVKLARMSPVERIKAPVLVLYAREDRVVNANGIERFFPRFGAVDKVLIPVENTSDPQHHALSGDILAPEDTARVRAMMLDFLCPRLKTCRGS, encoded by the coding sequence ATGCCGAGGTGCGAGAAGCCTATCGCCGCCGCGCGGATCAAGACCAAATCTGTCCGCCGCCGGTTGTTCATCCTGTTCGTGGTCGTTATGGCAACGGCCAGTTGGGTATTCTTCACGGGGCCGAGAGTGATGGTTTCCTGGCATGCCGATGACCCTGCCGTCAATCCCGCCAGCCCTGCTAACAGCAAACTGGAATCCAGCATTCCGGAGGCGTCCAGGCTTGACGCCTGGCTGACGCGAAGCGAAGCCGCTATTGCCGATTTGATCCCCGGCACCGAGAAGACCATCCGCTGGGCGTCGGCGCCCGGCGCGCGCACTGACATCGCCCTGGTTTACCTGCACGGCTTTTCCTCCAGCCGTCAGGAGAGCCGGCCGCTAATGGAGGAGGTCGCCGCCGCGCTCAACGCCAATCTCTATTTTGCCCGGTTGAGCGGCCATGGCCGCGGCGGTGATGCTTTGGCCGCCGCCACTGTGGCCGACTGGCAGCGCGATGCTTGGGAGGCCCTTGCCATTGGTCGCCAACTCGGCGGGCGCGTGGTGCTGGTGGGTGCCTCCAATGGCGGAGCCCTGGCAACCTGGCTGGCGTCACAGTCCGCGGCGGCGGACCTGGCCGCGCTCGTTTTGCTCTCACCGAACTATGGTCCGCGCGATCCCATGTCGGAAATCCTGCTTTGGCCCTGGGCGCATGTTCTGGTGCGCTGGGTGGTGGGACCGGACTATGAGTGGAAGCCGCGCAACCCGGAACACGCCCGCTACTGGACCTGGCGTTATCCGAGCAAGGCCCTGCTGGTGATGATGGGGGTGGTCAAGCTTGCGCGCATGAGCCCGGTCGAGCGCATCAAGGCACCGGTGCTGGTGCTCTATGCACGGGAGGACCGGGTGGTGAATGCCAACGGAATCGAGCGTTTCTTTCCGCGCTTCGGCGCGGTGGACAAGGTCTTAATACCAGTGGAAAACACCAGCGACCCGCAACATCATGCCTTGTCCGGAGATATATTGGCGCCCGAGGATACGGCGCGCGTGCGCGCGATGATGCTGGATTTTCTGTGCCCGCGTCTTAAAACCTGTCGCGGGAGTTAG
- a CDS encoding DUF4351 domain-containing protein, translating into MSQNPLHQTRGPFFAAQLRDGDPYELSNGHPIECLPAGGRHARANLVGGLAMETDPEVEDAAVDAGYAFGPQDLRAPDIAVGNVPDAPGWIAGVPPLAVEYADSGQDEQELQDKIRELLAAGTRYLWVVRLQGPRRVEVYEPGQPCRTCYPGQALSAAGVLKNPLPVEALYDPQAAHEVALRNLLQRKGYDSLDAVRDQSKAEGKAEGELGLVLRQLDKRLGGLAPALAARIRQLDPAQLTALGDALLDFGQERDLQAWLDRCAGDG; encoded by the coding sequence ATGTCACAAAACCCCCTGCACCAAACGCGCGGTCCCTTTTTCGCCGCGCAATTGCGCGATGGCGATCCTTATGAACTGAGCAACGGCCATCCCATCGAATGTCTGCCTGCGGGCGGACGCCACGCCCGCGCCAACCTGGTTGGCGGCTTGGCCATGGAAACCGATCCCGAGGTCGAGGACGCCGCCGTCGATGCCGGTTACGCCTTCGGCCCCCAGGATCTGCGCGCTCCGGATATCGCCGTGGGCAATGTGCCGGACGCCCCCGGCTGGATTGCCGGCGTTCCACCGCTGGCGGTGGAATATGCCGACAGCGGACAGGACGAGCAGGAGCTACAGGACAAGATCCGCGAACTACTGGCTGCGGGAACCCGCTACCTGTGGGTGGTGCGCTTGCAAGGCCCGCGTCGGGTCGAGGTGTATGAACCAGGCCAACCCTGCCGGACGTGCTATCCGGGACAAGCGCTCAGCGCGGCCGGGGTGCTGAAAAATCCACTGCCGGTCGAGGCGCTTTACGATCCCCAGGCCGCGCACGAGGTCGCACTGCGCAATCTGCTCCAGCGCAAGGGCTATGACAGCCTGGATGCCGTGCGCGACCAAAGCAAAGCCGAGGGCAAAGCCGAGGGCGAGCTGGGTCTGGTGCTACGCCAGCTCGACAAGCGCCTTGGTGGTCTTGCGCCCGCGCTCGCGGCGCGAATTCGCCAGCTCGACCCGGCGCAACTGACGGCCCTCGGCGACGCGCTGCTGGATTTTGGCCAGGAGCGCGATTTGCAGGCGTGGCTCGACCGCTGCGCTGGCGACGGCTGA
- a CDS encoding sugar ABC transporter ATP-binding protein, translating into MIDPRPTPLLAMRGIVKTFPGAKALNGVSLHVMAGEIHAICGENGAGKSTLMKILSGVYPHGAFEGDILLRGEPVTFKDIRASEAAGIAIIHQELALIPALSITENLFLGHEIARAGVIDWTQAQAQARGLLERVGLREDPDTAIQHLGVGKQQLVEIAKALGKSARLLILDEPTAALNEDDSAHLLTLLRDLRAQGMTCILISHKLNEVLASADAITILRDGQSIETLRLTGDQTEPVNEDRLIRAMVGRSLGVRFPARSSPIGASFFEVRDWTVRHPQNPERRVCKGIGFSVRRGEILGFAGLMGAGRTELALSLFGRSYGIHERGQILMNGQALHLPTVAAAIHHGIAYVTEDRKTLGLNLLDDIKTTTVAANLGRISRHGVIDREREVAVAEDYRRSLRIKTSSVNACVGQLSGGNQQKVILAKWLFTEPELLILDEPTRGIDVGAKQEIYALIRQLAAKGKGVILISSELPELLGLADRIHTLCEGAITGELERDQASQERLMRLMTVNQ; encoded by the coding sequence ATGATCGATCCTCGCCCGACACCCTTGCTCGCCATGCGCGGGATCGTCAAGACCTTTCCTGGTGCGAAGGCGCTTAACGGCGTTTCCCTGCACGTCATGGCCGGGGAGATCCACGCCATCTGTGGCGAGAACGGCGCTGGCAAATCGACCCTGATGAAGATTCTCTCGGGCGTCTATCCGCATGGCGCTTTCGAGGGGGACATCCTGCTGCGCGGCGAACCGGTGACCTTCAAGGACATTCGCGCCAGCGAAGCCGCCGGCATCGCCATTATCCATCAAGAGCTGGCCCTGATTCCGGCCTTGTCCATCACCGAGAACCTGTTTCTCGGCCATGAGATCGCCCGCGCCGGGGTCATCGACTGGACCCAAGCCCAGGCCCAGGCCCGCGGCCTGCTTGAACGCGTCGGTTTGCGCGAGGATCCTGATACCGCCATCCAGCACTTGGGCGTCGGCAAGCAGCAACTGGTGGAGATCGCCAAGGCGCTTGGCAAGTCGGCGCGGCTGTTGATTCTCGATGAACCCACCGCCGCGCTGAACGAGGACGACTCCGCCCATTTGCTAACCCTGCTGCGCGACCTGCGCGCCCAGGGGATGACCTGCATCCTGATCAGCCACAAGCTGAACGAAGTGCTGGCCAGCGCCGACGCCATCACCATCCTGCGCGATGGTCAATCCATCGAGACGCTGCGCTTGACCGGCGACCAGACCGAACCGGTCAATGAGGATCGGCTCATTCGCGCCATGGTCGGGCGCTCCTTGGGGGTACGGTTTCCCGCGCGCTCAAGCCCCATCGGCGCGTCCTTTTTTGAAGTGCGCGACTGGACGGTGCGCCATCCCCAGAACCCCGAGCGGCGGGTGTGCAAGGGCATCGGCTTCAGCGTGCGGCGCGGGGAGATTCTCGGTTTCGCCGGGCTGATGGGCGCCGGGCGCACGGAACTGGCACTGTCCCTGTTCGGGCGCTCCTATGGCATTCACGAGCGCGGGCAAATCCTGATGAACGGACAGGCGTTGCATCTGCCGACCGTGGCGGCGGCCATCCACCATGGCATCGCCTATGTGACCGAGGATCGCAAAACCCTGGGGCTGAATCTACTCGATGACATCAAGACCACCACGGTCGCCGCGAATCTCGGTCGGATCAGCCGCCACGGCGTGATCGACCGCGAGCGCGAGGTGGCGGTCGCCGAGGACTATCGCCGCTCCCTGCGCATCAAAACATCCAGTGTCAATGCCTGCGTCGGCCAGCTCTCTGGTGGCAATCAACAAAAAGTGATTCTGGCCAAATGGCTGTTCACCGAACCAGAACTCCTGATTCTCGACGAGCCCACGCGCGGCATTGATGTCGGCGCCAAGCAGGAGATTTACGCCCTGATTCGCCAGCTCGCCGCCAAGGGCAAGGGCGTGATCCTGATCTCCTCCGAGCTGCCGGAGTTACTCGGCCTGGCCGATCGCATCCATACGCTGTGCGAGGGCGCCATCACCGGCGAACTGGAACGCGACCAGGCCAGCCAGGAACGCCTGATGCGACTGATGACGGTGAACCAATGA
- the mmsB gene encoding multiple monosaccharide ABC transporter permease — protein sequence MMTALKHLFGSDPRQFGMIFALLALVSFFQIQTGGLVLTPANLMNLLNGNAYILVLAVGMVLVIIAGHIDLSVGSVAAFAGIVLALAIRDWGLAPWLAVLLCLGVGALIGAWQGFWVAYVGIPAFVVTLAGMMLFRGANQALGHANTIPVPESIQFLGGGYLPTFGYDTGLNDPTLMLGTGAILWLVIGGWRARQRTLALGGEVAPLGILAARLGLLAVVIAWLTYQFASGRPGTSFPVPGLMLVSLVLLYSFIAGHTILGRHVYAVGGNSQAARLSGVDTRRVTFLVMMNMSILAALAGLMFVGRATASGPFDGVSWELDAISAVFIGGAAVSGGVGTVIGAVIGGLVMAVLNNGLQLMGVGADWTQIIKGLVLLLAVAFDVYSKRQGRPSIIGWLMRQRPQPHPRSAQTEAATPAVLPVVLAALLLVGLGAGLLWLTGHRPTPGADADSAASGFPADSLIGVALPQKTSENWVLAQQLFQHGLGAAGFRFDVQFANGGVPEQQNQIQTMVAKGAKVIIVGAIDGSQLGGQLREAEDAGTRVIAYDRLLTNTSAVDYYVAYDNFKVGVLQGQALLEGLAQRKGAPPWTIELFAGSPDDANSQVFFDGAMSVLGPRIQDGTLVVTSRQTRFAQAATQGWKAENAQRRMDTLFAGTYDQTELAGVLAPNDTLARAILTSARAAGKALPVVTGQDSEVESVKSILRGEQYASIYKSTSDLVRQAIAMVVDLQQGREPPVNDDHSYNNGVKIVPAYLLEPLIVTQANAREVYAQDPILKRIVNP from the coding sequence ATGATGACAGCACTCAAACATCTGTTTGGCAGCGATCCGCGCCAGTTCGGCATGATCTTCGCCTTGCTCGCGCTGGTGAGCTTTTTCCAGATCCAGACCGGCGGATTGGTGCTGACCCCGGCCAATCTGATGAATCTGCTCAACGGCAACGCCTATATCCTGGTGCTGGCCGTGGGCATGGTGCTGGTGATCATCGCCGGGCACATTGATCTCTCGGTTGGCTCGGTGGCGGCCTTTGCCGGGATTGTGCTGGCTTTGGCAATCCGCGATTGGGGGTTGGCGCCCTGGCTGGCGGTGCTTTTGTGCCTGGGCGTGGGCGCGCTGATCGGCGCCTGGCAGGGGTTTTGGGTGGCCTATGTCGGCATTCCGGCCTTTGTCGTCACCCTGGCCGGGATGATGCTGTTTCGCGGCGCCAATCAGGCGCTGGGCCACGCCAACACCATTCCGGTGCCGGAGTCGATTCAGTTCCTCGGCGGCGGCTATCTGCCCACCTTCGGTTATGACACAGGATTGAACGATCCGACCTTGATGCTGGGCACGGGCGCCATCCTGTGGCTGGTGATTGGCGGTTGGCGCGCGCGCCAGCGCACCTTGGCCCTCGGCGGCGAGGTGGCGCCCCTGGGCATCCTGGCGGCGCGGCTTGGTTTGCTGGCGGTGGTGATCGCTTGGCTGACCTATCAATTCGCCAGCGGTCGGCCGGGCACGTCCTTTCCGGTGCCGGGGCTGATGCTGGTCAGCCTGGTGCTGCTTTACTCCTTCATCGCCGGGCACACCATTCTCGGCCGCCATGTCTATGCCGTGGGCGGCAACAGTCAGGCGGCGCGCCTGTCCGGGGTCGATACCCGCCGCGTCACCTTCCTGGTGATGATGAACATGTCCATCCTCGCCGCGCTGGCGGGGCTGATGTTTGTCGGTCGCGCGACCGCATCCGGTCCCTTCGATGGCGTGAGTTGGGAGCTGGATGCCATCTCGGCGGTCTTCATCGGCGGCGCGGCGGTCTCAGGCGGCGTCGGCACCGTCATCGGCGCGGTGATTGGCGGCCTGGTGATGGCGGTGCTCAATAACGGCTTGCAGCTCATGGGCGTGGGCGCCGATTGGACGCAGATCATCAAGGGACTGGTGCTCTTGCTGGCGGTGGCTTTCGATGTCTATAGCAAGCGTCAGGGGCGCCCGTCCATCATCGGCTGGCTGATGCGGCAGCGGCCGCAGCCACACCCGCGGTCAGCACAGACCGAAGCGGCCACGCCGGCGGTGCTGCCCGTCGTTCTCGCGGCGCTGCTGCTGGTTGGCTTGGGTGCAGGACTGCTGTGGCTGACCGGGCACCGACCAACCCCAGGGGCGGACGCCGACAGCGCCGCGAGCGGTTTTCCAGCAGACAGCCTGATCGGGGTCGCTCTGCCGCAAAAAACCTCGGAGAACTGGGTGCTCGCGCAGCAGTTGTTCCAGCATGGCCTGGGCGCGGCGGGCTTCCGCTTCGATGTGCAGTTCGCCAACGGCGGCGTGCCCGAGCAGCAAAATCAAATTCAGACCATGGTCGCCAAGGGCGCGAAGGTGATCATCGTCGGCGCCATCGATGGCTCCCAGCTCGGCGGGCAGTTGCGTGAGGCCGAAGATGCCGGGACGCGGGTCATCGCCTACGACCGGCTACTGACCAACACCTCGGCGGTCGATTACTACGTCGCCTACGACAACTTCAAGGTCGGTGTGCTCCAGGGCCAGGCCCTGCTCGAAGGGCTTGCGCAACGCAAGGGGGCGCCGCCCTGGACGATAGAGCTGTTCGCCGGCTCGCCGGACGATGCCAACAGCCAGGTCTTTTTCGATGGCGCCATGAGTGTGCTTGGCCCGCGCATCCAAGACGGCACGTTGGTGGTCACTTCCCGGCAGACGCGCTTTGCCCAAGCCGCCACCCAGGGCTGGAAAGCCGAGAATGCCCAGCGGCGCATGGATACGCTGTTCGCCGGCACTTACGACCAAACGGAACTCGCTGGCGTGCTGGCCCCGAACGATACCCTGGCCCGCGCAATCCTGACCTCGGCGCGCGCCGCTGGCAAGGCGCTGCCCGTGGTCACCGGGCAAGATTCGGAAGTCGAGTCGGTCAAGTCCATCCTGCGCGGCGAGCAGTACGCGAGCATCTACAAGTCCACCAGCGATCTGGTGCGCCAGGCCATCGCCATGGTGGTGGATCTCCAGCAAGGGCGCGAGCCACCTGTGAACGATGATCACAGCTACAACAATGGCGTCAAGATCGTCCCCGCCTATCTGCTCGAGCCGCTGATCGTGACCCAGGCCAATGCGCGGGAGGTCTATGCCCAGGACCCCATTCTTAAACGGATTGTCAATCCATGA
- a CDS encoding carbohydrate porin, with the protein MMPHQSNVASVAFSSVLSLKTRAGFRWLVPPLIGAVLTIPSNVNASDFSSANVLTGDWGGARSAWQAHGVDIRLNYTTESLVNVAGGEKAGGTYADNIGLDVRFDLAKLLGVPSTQLLVKLSQRDGTSVSERFIAPSLGGNTFTAQEVAGTPNFKVVNVQFNTRLLDGRLDLAYGRLVANDDFLSSSLYCQFVNNAFCGSPKAVFLHNPFTFSAYPVATWGARLRYDTPARDWTVQLALYDGDPELKRGDARLASQNPHGTDWGLGDNGVTLAGELQYHRHRDSATALPGTYKLGGYYLTGDFDDLSVSHQAPAGDQVRGNAMLWLLGEQMLYRTSPDRHLSAFGSLVASLDDRVNQMSHYLNAGLVYRGLFRARPQDSTGFGLAVGWYGDPYNRGLQAAGQARKDHEAVIELNHRFALGHGIAIQPDLQYILRPGGTGDIDNALVIGAKISLDF; encoded by the coding sequence ATGATGCCACATCAAAGCAACGTGGCTTCCGTCGCGTTTTCCTCCGTGTTGTCCCTCAAGACTCGCGCTGGCTTCCGTTGGCTCGTGCCGCCGCTGATCGGCGCGGTGCTGACTATCCCATCAAACGTGAACGCCAGCGATTTTTCCAGCGCCAATGTGCTCACCGGCGACTGGGGTGGCGCCCGCTCCGCCTGGCAGGCGCACGGAGTCGACATCCGGCTTAACTACACCACGGAGTCCTTGGTCAATGTCGCCGGCGGGGAGAAAGCAGGCGGCACCTACGCGGACAACATCGGCCTGGATGTCCGCTTCGATCTCGCCAAGCTCCTCGGTGTGCCGAGCACGCAACTCTTGGTCAAGCTGTCGCAGCGCGACGGTACGAGTGTGTCCGAGCGTTTCATCGCGCCCTCGCTCGGCGGCAACACCTTCACCGCGCAGGAAGTCGCCGGCACGCCAAATTTCAAGGTGGTCAATGTCCAGTTCAACACCCGCCTGCTCGACGGGCGCCTGGATCTGGCCTACGGGCGACTGGTCGCCAATGATGATTTTTTGAGTTCGTCGCTCTACTGTCAGTTCGTCAACAACGCCTTCTGCGGCAGCCCCAAGGCTGTGTTTTTGCACAATCCCTTCACCTTCAGTGCCTATCCGGTGGCCACCTGGGGCGCGCGCTTGCGCTACGACACCCCGGCGCGCGACTGGACGGTGCAACTCGCGCTCTACGACGGCGACCCGGAACTCAAGCGGGGCGACGCTCGGCTGGCGAGCCAAAACCCGCACGGCACCGACTGGGGCCTTGGCGATAATGGCGTGACCCTGGCCGGGGAGTTGCAGTATCACCGCCATCGCGACTCGGCCACCGCCTTGCCTGGCACCTACAAGCTCGGCGGCTACTATTTGACAGGGGATTTTGACGACCTGTCCGTTTCGCATCAGGCTCCCGCTGGCGATCAGGTGCGCGGCAACGCCATGCTGTGGCTGCTCGGCGAGCAAATGCTCTATCGCACAAGCCCCGACCGTCATCTGTCCGCCTTCGGCTCCCTGGTCGCGAGCCTGGATGATCGCGTCAACCAAATGAGCCACTACCTGAATGCGGGACTGGTCTATCGCGGACTCTTCCGCGCCCGCCCCCAAGACAGCACCGGCTTTGGCCTGGCGGTGGGCTGGTATGGCGATCCCTACAACCGGGGGCTTCAGGCCGCGGGGCAGGCGCGGAAAGACCACGAGGCGGTGATTGAACTCAACCACCGCTTCGCGCTCGGGCATGGCATCGCCATCCAGCCCGATCTGCAGTACATCCTGCGTCCCGGCGGTACCGGCGACATCGACAATGCCCTGGTGATCGGCGCCAAGATCAGCCTGGATTTTTGA
- a CDS encoding C69 family dipeptidase: MNKRLICLATGLYLAGTLQAALACTTIIVGKGASVDGSLIIARNEDTSNAVDPQLIMRHDPSTEDYVFRSNSFGNPANNQFSWQMPAGTLGYVAFPEWESVQAGNPSFEEVGFNDRGVALSATETIFNSDAVLAVDPYLVETGIGEDGITTVVLPQAASARHGVLLLGYIIEHVGAGEGFGVAFTDAHEAWYLETVSGHHWVAQRIPDDAYFVSANQGRFQQVNLSDPLNVMASAGLAVFLIEQGLYDPSQGPLDLFACCIANGTHDQTYNYPRVERLLSLYSGLDETGKDGRFSLFPTPSEKLSIADVARGLRDYYQGTTHDPYTHQNPQEPWRPISVLRASLSHITQTRSELPVAIGRVNYIALGMTALSAYVPIYWGLSELPAEYQHASDQADDESLFWRYRKLQTLVFQDYPRFAPKVQQAIHAFEQENAREQRQMEQAYLASYQQEPAFAKSLIQKFTGAMLTRQRVMLDQLTTTLARQLDMQDLRNDDYTRMIHEIETSYHFHGA; encoded by the coding sequence ATGAACAAAAGACTGATCTGTCTCGCCACGGGGCTCTATCTCGCCGGCACACTGCAAGCCGCCCTTGCCTGCACCACCATCATTGTCGGCAAGGGGGCGAGCGTTGATGGCTCCCTGATCATCGCCCGCAACGAAGACACCAGCAATGCCGTGGACCCACAGTTGATCATGCGCCATGATCCCAGCACCGAGGACTACGTCTTCCGCTCCAATTCCTTTGGCAACCCGGCCAACAACCAATTTAGCTGGCAGATGCCGGCGGGTACCCTGGGGTATGTTGCCTTTCCGGAATGGGAAAGCGTGCAAGCCGGCAACCCCTCCTTCGAGGAGGTTGGCTTCAATGACCGAGGCGTCGCCCTCTCGGCCACCGAGACCATTTTCAATAGCGACGCAGTGCTCGCGGTCGATCCCTATCTGGTCGAGACCGGCATCGGCGAGGATGGCATTACCACGGTGGTACTGCCCCAGGCCGCTTCCGCGCGCCACGGCGTGTTGCTACTTGGCTACATCATCGAGCATGTCGGCGCCGGCGAGGGCTTTGGCGTGGCCTTCACCGACGCGCACGAGGCTTGGTATCTGGAAACCGTCTCCGGGCACCATTGGGTGGCCCAGCGCATTCCCGATGATGCCTATTTTGTCTCGGCCAATCAGGGGCGCTTTCAGCAGGTCAACCTCAGCGACCCACTCAATGTGATGGCATCCGCCGGGCTTGCGGTTTTTCTGATCGAACAAGGATTGTACGACCCCAGCCAAGGGCCTTTGGACCTCTTTGCCTGCTGCATCGCGAATGGCACCCATGACCAAACCTATAATTATCCCCGCGTCGAGCGGTTGCTAAGCCTTTATTCTGGTCTGGATGAAACTGGCAAGGACGGTCGCTTCAGCCTGTTCCCAACACCGAGCGAAAAGCTCTCGATCGCCGATGTCGCGCGCGGCTTACGAGATTATTATCAGGGCACGACGCACGACCCCTATACGCATCAAAACCCCCAAGAGCCCTGGCGGCCGATCAGCGTGCTGCGCGCCTCGCTCTCGCACATCACCCAGACCCGCTCCGAGTTGCCCGTCGCTATCGGTCGGGTAAATTACATCGCACTGGGCATGACCGCGCTCTCGGCCTATGTGCCAATTTACTGGGGGTTGAGCGAACTGCCGGCGGAGTACCAGCACGCCAGCGACCAAGCGGATGACGAAAGCCTCTTTTGGCGCTACCGCAAGTTGCAGACCCTGGTGTTTCAGGACTATCCGCGCTTTGCGCCCAAGGTCCAGCAGGCCATCCATGCCTTCGAGCAGGAGAACGCGCGCGAACAGCGCCAGATGGAACAAGCCTATCTGGCCAGTTATCAGCAAGAACCAGCGTTCGCCAAGTCACTGATTCAAAAATTCACCGGCGCCATGCTCACTCGCCAGCGCGTGATGCTCGACCAACTCACCACCACTCTGGCGCGCCAGCTCGACATGCAAGACCTGAGGAATGACGACTATACCCGCATGATCCATGAGATCGAGACCAGCTATCATTTCCACGGGGCCTGA
- a CDS encoding DUF4351 domain-containing protein, whose amino-acid sequence MLKNPLPVEALYDPQAAHEVALRNLLQRKGYASLEAVREQGKAEGELGLVLRLLDKRLGGLTPALAAHIRQLVSGQLNALGEALLDFGQERDVWAWLTIKK is encoded by the coding sequence GTGCTGAAAAATCCACTTCCGGTCGAGGCGCTCTATGATCCGCAAGCCGCCCATGAGGTGGCGCTGCGCAATCTGCTCCAGCGCAAGGGCTACGCCAGCCTGGAAGCCGTGCGCGAGCAAGGCAAAGCCGAGGGCGAGCTGGGGCTGGTGCTGCGCCTGCTCGACAAGCGCCTTGGTGGTCTGACTCCGGCGCTCGCGGCGCACATTCGCCAGCTCGTCTCGGGGCAGCTCAACGCGCTCGGCGAGGCGCTGCTGGATTTTGGCCAGGAGCGTGATGTCTGGGCATGGCTGACAATAAAAAAATAA
- the glsA gene encoding glutaminase A, which yields MQDRLNASTMATLSRMAVLLAFLLFLSPPAWSRSGIDTDIFGQVLQEAHSLFAANTEGANADYIPELAKVDAALFGLALVTADGKVYTAGDAEHVFTIQSVSKPFTAALVMREHGDAKVIAEKIGLEPTGLPFNSVLALELLKARSVNPLVNAGAIAAVSLILADTPDQGFDKIKGFYETLAGEELDVVEEVYRSEASTNQGNRAIAYLLHRYDRIYADPMESVDVYTKQCSIGVNARQLAIMGATLANGGINPVSKQQVLDAEYVPRILALMLTAGFYDESGAWAFNVGLPAKTGVGGGILAVAPAKLAVAAFSPRLNQSGNSIRAMRAIAYVSQRLGLGLFQ from the coding sequence ATGCAAGACAGATTGAACGCAAGCACCATGGCCACTCTGAGCAGGATGGCTGTTCTCCTGGCATTCCTGCTGTTTCTCTCGCCCCCGGCCTGGTCTCGATCCGGTATTGATACGGACATTTTCGGACAGGTTCTCCAGGAAGCCCATAGCCTCTTCGCCGCCAATACCGAAGGCGCCAATGCCGACTACATTCCCGAACTGGCCAAGGTGGATGCGGCGTTATTCGGTTTGGCCCTGGTCACGGCTGACGGCAAAGTCTACACGGCAGGCGACGCTGAGCATGTCTTTACTATCCAGTCCGTGTCCAAGCCTTTTACCGCCGCACTGGTCATGCGGGAGCATGGCGATGCCAAGGTCATTGCCGAAAAAATCGGCCTGGAGCCCACCGGCCTGCCGTTCAACTCAGTCCTCGCCCTGGAGCTGCTCAAGGCCCGATCCGTCAATCCCCTGGTCAATGCCGGGGCCATCGCGGCGGTCAGTCTGATCCTGGCCGACACTCCGGATCAAGGCTTCGATAAGATTAAGGGTTTTTATGAGACCCTGGCCGGTGAAGAACTGGACGTGGTCGAGGAGGTTTATCGTTCCGAGGCCTCCACCAACCAAGGCAATCGAGCCATTGCCTATCTGCTACACCGATACGACCGGATCTACGCCGATCCCATGGAAAGTGTCGATGTATACACTAAGCAGTGCTCCATCGGCGTCAACGCCAGACAACTGGCGATCATGGGCGCGACCCTGGCCAATGGTGGGATCAATCCGGTCAGCAAGCAGCAAGTGCTGGATGCCGAGTATGTGCCCAGGATTCTCGCCCTGATGCTGACCGCCGGATTCTATGACGAGTCTGGAGCCTGGGCCTTCAATGTGGGCCTGCCCGCCAAGACCGGCGTGGGCGGCGGAATCCTGGCCGTGGCGCCTGCCAAGTTGGCCGTGGCCGCCTTTTCCCCTCGGCTGAACCAATCCGGCAATAGCATCAGGGCCATGCGCGCCATTGCGTATGTTAGTCAGCGTTTGGGACTGGGGCTGTTTCAGTAA